The Chelonia mydas isolate rCheMyd1 chromosome 3, rCheMyd1.pri.v2, whole genome shotgun sequence genome includes a region encoding these proteins:
- the LGALSL gene encoding galectin-related protein — translation MPPAAAAATSPAAAPARLGARGPAGFAPGPAPSPRPLPRPGQPCAELRPAPSPFPAPAPHRPPAPSQLHRFNKMAGSVAKRDALQIEDGHLNNSLGSPVQADVYFPRLIVPFCGHIKGGMRPGKKVLVMGMVDLNPESFDISLTCGESEDPPADVAIELKAVFTDKQFLRNSCVSGEWGEEQSSIPYFPFIPDQPFRVEILCEHPRFRVFVDGHQLFDFYHRIETLSAIDTIKINGDLRLTKLG, via the exons ATGCcgcctgccgccgccgccgccacttCCCCTGCCGCGGCACCAGCCCGCCTGGGTGCACGCGGGCCGGCGGGCTTTGCTCCGGGTCCAGcgccgagcccccgccccctccctcggcCGGGTCAGCCCTGCGCCGAGCTGCGTCCCGCGCCCTCCCCCTTTCCCGCTCCAGCCCCGCACCGGCCGCCTGCGCCTTCACAACTGCACCGATTCAACAAGATGGCGGGATCGGTGGCGAAGAGGGACGCGCTG CAAATAGAGGACGGACATTTAAACAACTCCTTGGGATCTCCAGTGCAAGCAGATGTGTATTTTCCACGGCTG ATCGTCCCATTTTGTGGACACATCAAAGGAGGAATGAGGCCAGGAAAGAAGGTCTTAGTTATGGGCATGGTGGATCTCAACCCCGAGAG CTTTGACATCAGTCTGACATGTGGGGAATCAGAAGATCCTCCTGCGGATGTAGCCATTGAACTGAAAGCTGTATTTACAGACAAACAGTTCCTCAGAAACTCTTGTGTATCTGGCGAATGGGGCGAAGAACAATCATCGATTCCTTACTTTCCATTTATTCCAGACCAGCCATTTAGG gttGAAATACTTTGTGAGCACCCACGTTTTAGAGTATTTGTGGATGGACATCAGCTTTTTGATTTTTACCATCGTATTGAAACGCTGTCAGCAATTGACACAATAAAGATAAATGGAGATCTTCGACTTACTAAACTTGGCTAA